The nucleotide sequence GCCGGCCATGATGCATGTATGGTTAATAATAAAGTTCCAGGATGCATGATTTTTGTGCCCTGTGAAAAAGGAATCAGTCATAATGAACTGGAAAAGGCCGTTCCAGAAGATTTGGCAGCCGGAGCCAATGTATTGCTATATTCTGTAATGGATTTTGCTGAAAAAAAATAGTTTATAAGTTTTAAAATGAGATTATGGATATTTAATTAAGTAAGATGGGGTATTTTTTTATTATATCAAATATATCTTCGTTCCTGCTTGCACTCAATATACTCGTAAATCTACTCAAATAATTTTCGGATGTCAACATTTTTTGTCGAAGTCTGTCGGAGCCAAAAGCGAATAATTTGCTGAAAAATCGGGGTTTTTTGAGATGTTTCGGATTGCCTCGGAGGGTTATGAAATGGAGGTGGCGGGAATCGAACCCGCGTCCGGTTAAGTTTCAATTTAAGGCGGCTACATGCTTAGTCAGCGTTTGAGATGTCCCATTTCTTCTGCCCGCTGACAGGTGGAAGAAATGGTTAGCCTCTTAAGTCTCACTCACTTTTTAGAGGCATCAAAGTGAGCCAGCCTGCTGGGTTGGCGCCCTTTGCAAAGTCACAGGCAAACTTTGCAAGGACGTCGCTGCTATCTACGCAGCAGCGAGTGCAAATTCGTCGTTTGCAACTATTATGGTTCGGCTGTTTTACGAGGTACCGAACCTCGGCATGCTCCTTAAACCTACACTTCCCGTCGAAACCATTTCACCCCCCTTTAAGGGTAAAAAAGTGACGAAAAATTTTCCGCCCGGAAGCGGACATCTTTTCAAACATCCTTGGATCAAATAACATATTTAAATTTTGATAAATTGCAAGGGGTATTTTAGTTCAACGTTCAACGTAAAACGTAAGATGTAAAACCTATTACCTGTATACCAAAACCTATCCACCTACTTTACATTTAACACTTAGTCCTTATCACTTTACATTTAACACTTAGTCCTTATCACTTTACATTTTACACCTAACACTTAACACTTAATACTTAATACTTAATACTTAATACTTAATACTAATTACTTCTAACTACCCCAGTGAAATAGGCTTACGCATTTCACGGGGCAGGCCTCAAACTACTTTATCTTGTATTTATTTTTCAGATCCCTGTTGATGTCTCTTTCCATGTCCTTGCGTTTTATCGTTTCCCTCTTGTCGTGCAATTTCTTACCTCTTGCCAGAGCTATTTCCAATTTTATAAGATTATTTTTCAGATAAAATTTCAAAGGAATTACTGTCAGCCCTTTTTCATTCGTTTTGCCCATTAACTTGTTAATTTCTCTTTTATGGAGCAGTAATTTTCTTGTTCTTGTCGGGTCGTGGTTCTCAATGTTTGCCTGGGTGTATGGGGAAATATGGCAGTTTATGAAAAATGCTTCACCATCTCTGATTTTTACATGGCTGTCTTTGAGGTTAATTTTACCGTTTTTTGCCGATTTTACTTCCGTACCCAGAAGAGAAATACCGGCTTCAAACTTTTCAAAAATCTCAAAATCGTGATAAGCCTTTCTGTTTGTTGCCAAAACTTTCATCAGATTTCCTCTTGTTTAATGTGTTTCACATATTTACCGGTCAAAGGCCGGTGATAGTAGTAAAAATTTAATTTCGTATGTTTGTAATAGTTTGTCAATAAGTAAAGCTGTGATCGGCAAATGTGTTTTCCAGCAGAAACACGAAGATATTGATGTGTTCCACATCTTTATCAGCTCTTCAAACTGATGCTAGATGTGTTCCACATATTTATCAGCTCTTCAAGCCAGTGCTGGTTGAAATAAAAAAGCCACCTTTAAAGGCGGCTTTAAAAAAACGGGGACGACGAGACTCGAACTCGCGACCTCCGGCGTGACAGGCCGGCGTTCTAACCAAACTGAACTACGCCCCCAGCTTGTTGAAATGGGCGGTACAAGGATCGAACTTGTGACCCCCGGCTTGTAAG is from Flexistipes sinusarabici DSM 4947 and encodes:
- the smpB gene encoding SsrA-binding protein SmpB; translated protein: MKVLATNRKAYHDFEIFEKFEAGISLLGTEVKSAKNGKINLKDSHVKIRDGEAFFINCHISPYTQANIENHDPTRTRKLLLHKREINKLMGKTNEKGLTVIPLKFYLKNNLIKLEIALARGKKLHDKRETIKRKDMERDINRDLKNKYKIK